A genomic region of Zea mays cultivar B73 chromosome 6, Zm-B73-REFERENCE-NAM-5.0, whole genome shotgun sequence contains the following coding sequences:
- the LOC100273161 gene encoding uncharacterized isoform X1: MTDGSDEYKRDESVILLVIVSLAALSLLSLIAAFAYYCYITRKVSRRLQSLHLPKRSSSPPPPPPPRALPPPQQQGKDSPFSSSASDGAAAAAAAMSVVVAGERGVQVFSYRQLHAAMGGFGRAHMVGQGSFGTVYRGVLPDGRKVAVKLMDRPGKQGEEEFEMEVELLSRLRSPYLLGLIGHCSEGGHRLLVYEFMANGGLHEHLYPTRGSCGGISKLDWDTRMRIALEAAKGLEYLHERVNPPVIHRDFKSSNILLDKDFHARVSDFGLAKLGSDRAGGHVSTRVLGTQGYVAPEYALTGHLTTKSDVYSYGVVLLELLTGRVPVDMKRPPGEGVLVNWALPMLTDREKVVRILDPALEGQYSLKDAVQVAAIAAMCVQPEADYRPLMADVVQSLVPLVKNRSNQKACNPNVQSSKPLD, from the exons ATGACGGACGGCAGCGACGAGTACAAGCGCGACGAGTCGGTGATCCTGCTGGTCATCGTCTCCCTCGCCGCGCTCTCGCTCCTATCCCTCATCGCCGCCTTCGCCTACTACTGCTACATTACGCGCAAGGTCTCCCGCCGCCTTCAGTCACTCCATCTCCCCAAACGTTCCagctctcctcctcctcctcctcctccccgggCTCTGCCGCCGCCGCAACAGCAGGGGAAGGACAGCCCGTTCAGCAGCTCCGCCAGCGATGGGGccgctgcggcggcggcggcgatgtcGGTTGTGGTTGCTGGGGAGAGGGGCGTGCAGGTGTTCAGCTACCGTCAGCTCCACGCGGCCATGGGCGGGTTCGGCCGGGCGCACATGGTTGGGCAGGGCAGCTTCGGGACCGTGTACCGCGGGGTGCTCCCCGACGGGAGGAAGGTCGCGGTCAAGCTCATGGACCGCCCAGGGAAGCAGGGCGAAGAGGAGTTCGAGATGGAG GTGGAGTTGCTGAGTAGGCTCCGATCGCCGTATTTATTGGGCCTTATTGGCCATTGTTCAGAAGGTGGGCACCGTCTACTGGTATACGAGTTCATGGCCAATGGGGGTCTACATGAGCATCTCTACCCAACCAGAG GTTCCTGTGGTGGAATCTCAAAATTGGACTGGGACACAAGAATGAGAATTGCACTTGAGGCAGCCAAAGGTTTGGAATATCTTCATGAGCGTGTTAATCCACCTGTTATACATAGAGACTTCAAGAGTAGCAATATTCTCCTGGACAAGGACTTCCATGCAAGAGTTTCAGACTTTGGTCTAGCCAAACTTGGATCTGATAGAGCTGGTGGCCATGTCTCAACTCGAGTTTTGGGCACACAAGGCTATGTTGCACCAGA ATACGCATTGACTGGGCATTTGACTACCAAATCAGATGTGTACAGCTACGGTGTTGTGCTTTTGGAATTACTTACTGGCAGAGTACCAGTTGATATGAAGAGGCCTCCTGGAGAAGGTGTTTTAGTAAACTGG GCATTGCCTATGCTCACTGACCGAGAAAAAGTTGTGCGGATCTTGGATCCAGCATTGGAAGGTCAATACTCCTTGAAAGATGCTGTCCAAGTGGCTGCTATTGCTGCCATGTGTGTTCAACCAGAGGCTGACTACAGGCCATTAATGGCTGATGTTGTCCAATCGCTGGTTCCACTTGTCAAGAACCGTTCTAATCAGAAAGCTTGCAACCCCAACGTGCAATCGTCCAAGCCACTTGACTAG